Proteins found in one Oryza glaberrima chromosome 4, OglaRS2, whole genome shotgun sequence genomic segment:
- the LOC127769574 gene encoding uncharacterized protein LOC127769574 has protein sequence MARAPRDRTLSSRRASSATSAVPSYYQKTKKASKENGLQLTSEKKDWKRATCSICLEHPHKAVLLLCSSHSKGCRPYMCDTNRQHSNCLEQFKNAYSRGKPACELSDAVAQASKKPQEMELVCPICRGDVKGWTVVEPARRFLNRKRRTCMHEGCSFGGSYRKLRNHVRSNHPSSNPREIDSASLAEWKELEYEKDRQDAISIITALNPGSTILGDYFIDPNSDSNDSFDYSSDSLTFSDSDPGTQLNGSTSSRRPARIIPNARVRY, from the coding sequence ATGGCTAGAGCTCCAAGAGACCGTACTCTATCAAGCCGGCGTGCTAGTTCAGCTACCAGTGCTGTACCTTCGTATTACCAGAAAACAAAAAAGGCATCCAAGGAAAATGGATTGCAACTAACCTCAGAGAAAAAGGACTGGAAACGTGCCACTTGCTCAATATGTTTGGAGCATCCACATAAAGCTGTTCTCCTCCTCTGTTCTTCTCACAGCAAAGGTTGTCGTCCGTACATGTGTGACACCAACCGTCAGCACTCTAATTGTCTTGAGCAGTTCAAAAATGCTTATTCGAGGGGAAAGCCAGCTTGTGAATTATCAGATGCAGTGGCACAAGCTAGCAAGAAGCCACAGGAGATGGAGCTTGTGTGCCCTATCTGCCGTGGGGATGTTAAAGGATGGACAGTGGTTGAGCCAGCCAGAAGATTTCTCAACCGCAAGAGGAGGACTTGCATGCATGAGGGATGCTCTTTTGGTGGATCATACAGAAAACTCCGCAACCATGTGAGGTCCAATCATCCTTCATCAAATCCTCGTGAAATCGATTCTGCAAGCTTAGCTGAGTGGAAGGAGCTTGAATATGAGAAGGATAGGCAGGATGCAATAAGCATAATTACAGCATTGAATCCAGGGTCAACAATCTTGGGGGACTATTTCATTGACCCCAACAGTGACAGCAACGACTCGTTTGACTATAGCTCTGACTCTTTGACATTCTCAGATAGTGATCCTGGAACTCAGCTTAATGGTTCCACTAGTTCTCGAAGGCCCGCTCGGATTATTCCTAATGCCCGTGTAAGATACTAA
- the LOC127772310 gene encoding glutamate decarboxylase 4-like has translation MVLTHVEAVEEGSEAAAAVFASRYVQDPVPRYELGERSISKDAAYQIVHDELLLDSSPRLNLASFVTTWMEPECDRLILEAINKNYADMDEYPVTTELQNRCVNIIARLFNAPVGDGEKAVGVGTVGSSEAIMLAGLAFKRRWQNRRKAAGKPHDKPNIVTGANVQVCWEKFARYFEVELKEVKLTEGCYVMDPVKAVDMVDENTICVAAILGSTLTGEFEDVRRLNDLLAAKNKRTGWDTPIHVDAASGGFIAPFIYPELEWDFRLPLVKSINVSGHKYGLVYAGVGWVIWRNKEDLPEELIFHINYLGADQPTFTLNFSKGSSQIIAQYYQFLRLGFEGYKSVMKNCMESARTLREGLEKTGRFTIISKEEGVPLVAFTFKDGAGAQAFRLSSGLRRYGWIVPAYTMPAALEHMTVLRVVVREDFGRPLAERFLSHVRMALDEMDLAARAPVPRVQLTIELGPARTAGEEASVRVVKSEAVPVRKSVPLVAGKTKGVC, from the exons ATGGTTCTGACGCACgtcgaggcggtggaggagggcagcgaggcggcggccgccgtgttCGCGTCGAGGTACGTGCAGGACCCGGTGCCGAGGTACGAGCTCGGCGAGAGGTCGATATCCAAGGACGCCGCGTACCAGATCGTCCACGACGAGCTCCTCCTGGACAGCAGCCCGCGCCTGAACCTGGCGTCCTTCGTCACCACCTGGATGGAGCCCGAGTGCGACAGGCTCATCCTCGAGGCCATCAACAAGAACTACGCCGACATGGACGAGTACCCCGTCACCACCGAGCTCCAG AACCGGTGCGTGAACATCATAGCGAGGCTGTTCAACGCGCCGGTGGGCGACGGCGAGAAGGCGGTCGGGGTGGGCACGGTGGGGTCGTCGGAGGCCATAATGCTGGCCGGGCTGGCGTTCAAGCGGCGGTGGCAGAaccggcggaaggcggcggggaAGCCCCACGACAAGCCCAACATCGTGACGGGGGCCAACGTGCAGGTGTGCTGGGAGAAGTTCGCGCGCTACTTCGAGGTGGAGCTCAAGGAGGTGAAGCTGACCGAAGGCTGCTACGTGATGGACCCCGTCAAGGCCGTGGACATGGTCGACGAGAACACCATCTgcgtcgccgccatcctcgGCTCCACCCTCACCGGCGAGTTCGAGGACGTCAGGCGCCTCaacgacctcctcgccgccaagaacaagcgGACGGGTTGGGACACGCCGATCCACGTcgacgcggcgagcggcgggttCATCGCGCCGTTCATCTACCCGGAGCTGGAGTGGGACTTCCGGCTGCCGCTGGTGAAGAGCATCAACGTCAGCGGTCACAAGTACGGGCTCGTCTACGCCGGCGTCGGGTGGGTCATCTGGCGCAACAAGGAGGACCTCCCCGAGGAGCTCATCTTCCACATCAACTACCTCGGCGCCGACCAGCCAACCTTCACGCTCAACTTCTCCAAAG GGTCCAGTCAGATTATTGCGCAATATTACCAGTTTCTTCGACTCGGATTTGAG GGGTACAAGAGCGTGATGAAGAACTGCATGGAGAGCGCGAGGACGCTCCGGGAGGGCCTGGAGAAGACGGGGCGGTtcaccatcatctccaaggagGAGGGCGTGCCGCTGGTGGCCTTCACGTTcaaggacggcgccggcgcgcagGCCTTCAGGCTGTCGTCGGGCCTGCGCCGGTACGGGTGGATCGTGCCGGCGTACACGATGCCGGCGGCGCTGGAGCACATGACGGTGCTCCGCGTCGTCGTCCGGGAGGACTTCGGCCGGCCGCTCGCCGAGCGGTTCCTGTCCCACGTCAGGATGGCCCTGGACGAGATGGACCTCGCCGCCAGGGCCCCCGTGCCCAGGGTGCAGCTCACCATCGAGCTCGGCCCCGCCCGgaccgccggcgaggaggcctcGGTCAGGGTGGTCAAGAGCGAGGCCGTGCCCGTGCGCAAGAGCgtcccgctcgtcgccggcaaaACCAAGGGCGTTTGCTAG
- the LOC127769573 gene encoding uncharacterized protein LOC127769573 — translation MADTASPAAAREAMIEPASTPLLRWRGSYTRSMSHARDELGSFRSCLRWMCVEHSDGSSAVASWLVFTLLAVAVPAAARAALPRRAYDGQVQASLTLSAALAYLTLSRLVRRRGLRRLLYLDRLRHDSQDVRAGYTVELAGSFRLLACFVLPCFLADAAYKVYWYCANRPFPLWWSAAACALEMASWMYRTAMFFMACVLFRIICFLQILRMTGFARDFGQCADVADVLRQHRRIREQLRRISHRYRKFIVSCLLLVTASQFSALLAATRPHAQVNIATSGELALCSLSLVTGLLICLHSAAKITHKTQAITSVAAQWHAEATINSQERDHENPRTPIKASSYLHAAGPVVPQPAPNASSSGDESEDETSPSDDGLDGTKIVSFHATHISFQKRQALVTYLENNRAGITVFGFVVDRTWLHALFMIEFSLVMWLLGKTIGIS, via the exons ATGGCCGacacggcgtcgccggcggcggccagggaGGCGATGATCGAGCCCGCGTCGACGCCGCTGCTGCGGTGGAGGGGGTCGTACACGAGGTCCATGTCGCACGCGCGCGACGAGCTGGGCAGCTTCCGGTCGTGCCTGCGGTGGATGTGCGTCGAGCACTCGGACGGCTCCAGCGCCGTCGCGTCGTGGCTCGTGTTCACGCTGCTCGCCGTGGccgtcccggcggcggcgcgcgccgcgctgccgcgccgcgcctacGACGGGCAGGTGCAGGCGTCGCTCACCCTCTCCGCGGCGCTCGCCTACCTCACGCTCTCCAGGCTCGTCCGGCGCCGCGGCCTGCGCCGGCTGCTCTACCTCGACAGGCTCCGGCACGACTCCCAGGACGTCCGCGCCGGCTACACCGTGGAGCTCGCGGGGTCCTTCCGCCTCCTCGCCTGCTTCGTCCTCCCCTgcttcctcgccgacgccgcgtaCAAGGTGTACTGGTACTGCGCGAACCGGCCGTTCCCGCTGTGGTGGTCCGCCGCGGCGTGCGCGCTGGAGATGGCGTCGTGGATGTACCGCACGGCCATGTTCTTCATGGCGTGCGTGCTGTTCCGGATCATATGCTTCCTGCAGATCCTGCGGATGACCGGGTTCGCCAGGGACTTCGGCCAgtgcgccgacgtcgccgacgtGCTGCGGCAGCACCGCCGCATCCGCGAGCAGCTCCGGCGGATCAGCCACCGCTACCGCAAGTTCATCGTCtcctgcctcctcctcgtcacggCCAGCCAGTTCtccgcgctgctcgccgccacGAGGCCCCACGCCCAGGTCAACATCGCCacctccggcgagctcgcg CTTTGCTCCTTGAGCCTCGTGACCGGGCTGCTGATCTGCCTCCACAGCGCGGCGAAGATCACGCACAAGACGCAGGCGATCACCAGCGTCGCGGCGCAGTGGCACGCCGAAGCGACCATCAACAGCCAGGAGCGTGACCACGAGAATCCCAGGACGCCCATCAAGGCGTCCAGCTACTTACACGCCGCGGGCCCCGTCGTCCCCCAGCCGGCGCCGAACGCGTCGTCCTCCGGCGACGAGTCCGAGGACGAGACGTCCCCGAGCGACGACGGCCTCGACGGCACCAAGATCGTGTCGTTCCATGCCACCCACATCTCCTTCCAGAAGAGACAGGCTCTAG TGACCTACCTGGAGAACAACAGGGCGGGGATCACGGTGTTCGGCTTCGTCGTCGACCGGACATGGCTCCACGCGCTCTTCATGATCGAGTTCTCGCTCGTCATGTGGCTGCTAGGGAAGACCATTGGCATATCCTAA
- the LOC127772312 gene encoding uncharacterized protein LOC127772312 encodes MPIASASLQAAEREATTERRRRRRGAMQLLSGRSKRPERKSGGGGGGGRDHAAVMAKEKAAGAGARQRNGRCRALCCGASRLSVSSSASCSSVEYAVEQRLPPPQSMGLSNLAHGMVQARLQSMIDAAAGRSSAASRPRPLPRHGTTETAAERQVQRGGPCRCACDYCGGHYDDGGGGASCGQRRPCVVLVAVDRRTSDPREEFRRSIAEVITAKRMAEPAELRALLNCYMSVNAREHRAAILEAFHEVCSGLFSRKR; translated from the coding sequence ATGCCAATTGCCTCTGCAAGCCTGCAGGCCGCAgagcgcgaggcgacgacggagcggcggcggcggcggcgcggtgcaaTGCAGCTCTTGTCGGGGCGGAGCAAGAGGCCGGAGCGGaagagcggaggaggaggaggaggaggcagggaccatgcggcggtgatggcgaaggagaaggcggcgggagcgggggcGAGGCAGAGGAACGGCAGGTGCCGGGCGCTGTGCTGCGGCGCGTCGCGGCTCAGcgtgtcgtcgtcggcgtcgtgctCGTCGGTGGAGTACGCGGTGGAGCAGcggctcccgccgccgcagtcgatGGGGCTGTCCAACCTCGCGCACGGGATGGTCCAGGCGAGGCTGCAGTCCATGAtcgacgccgcggccggccggtcGTCGGCCGcgtcgcgcccgcgcccgctccCGCGCCATGGGACGACGGAGACGGCCGCCGAGCGGCAGGTTCAGCGCGGCGGGCCTTGCCGTTGCGCGTGCGACTACTGCGGCGGCCActacgacgacggcggcggcggcgcgtcgtgcGGCCAGAGGAGGCCGTGCGTCGTGCTGGTGGCGGTGGACAGGAGGACGAGCGACCCGCGGGAGGAGTTCCGGCGGTCCATCGCGGAGGTGATCACGGCGAAGCGGATGGCGGAGCCGGCGGAGCTGCGCGCCCTGCTCAACTGCTACATGTCCGTGAACGCCCGCGAGCACCGCGCCGCCATCCTCGAGGCCTTCCACGAGGTTTGCTCCGGCCTCTTCTCCCGCAAGCGCTGA